The segment CCTTAGGGGTTCATAGTCTATTATTTCACATTACAAGTCCTTAATCAGGCATCAAATCATACCCAACTCAATTATAAATAACTACAATGAATGTTTTAAAATTTGGAGGAACGTCAGTTGGTTCAGCAAAGCACATAAATCAAGTCATTTCGATATTGAATACCTATTCAAAACAGGACAAGGTCATCTGCGTAGTCTCTGCCGTTGGTGGGATTACTGATAAATTGTTAAAAGCTGGAGAATTTGCACAACAAAAAGACATCAGTTATATTAAAATTTTTGAAAATATTACCGACACTCATCACAATATTTTATCGGCTTTAATTCCTAAGGAAAATGAGCATGTATTTGCATATATCAATAAAAAATTAGAAGAATTAAAAAGTCTTTTAGATGGTATTTTTTTAATCAATGAAGTGTCACCAAAAACATCTGACAAACTTCTGAGCTTTGGTGAATTATTGTCCTCTTATATTATTGCTCAAACCATGATTTCGAGAGGTCTTGATTGTGTTAGAAAAAACAGCCAAGACCTAATTGTTACCAACGCTACATTCACAAAAGCCGAAGTCAATTATGAGTTAACTAACAAAACTATTCAAGCTTATTTTTCACAAGCCAAAGAACAAATAACTATTCTACCTGGTTTTATTTCCAAGTCCGACACTGGAGAAATAACAACGCTTGGCCGTGGAGGTTCAGATTTTACAGCAGCAATTGTGGCCGCAGCATTAAAAGTAGAACGCTTGGAGATATGGACGGATGTAAGTGGTATGTATACAACCAATCCAAAACTTGTAAAACAAGCCTTTCCAATTCAGCATTTATCCTATCAAGAAGCCATGGAATTATCGCACTTTGGTGCTAAAGTTTTATATCCTCCAACAGTACAACCTGTATTAGATTTAAATATTCCTATTTACATTAAAAACACGCTTGAACCTCAAGCAGACGGCACAAAAATATCATTAGACGCCAATGGTAATGGCAATCCTATAAAAGGAATTACTAATATCAACAATATTGCATTACTCACCTTGCAAGGAAATGGTATGGTTGGGATTCCAGGGTTTTCAAAACGTTTATTTGAGACATTAGCCCAGGAAAAAATCAATATCATTTTCATCACTCAGGCGTCATCTGAACATTCTATTTGTTTTGGTGTTGACATCAATGATTCTCTCAAAGCAAAAGCGGTCATTGACACCACTTTTGAAAATGAAATTTCCTTACACAAAATCGATCCCATTATTGTAGAGACCGATTTATCGATTATTGCTATCGTAGGTGATAATATGAAAAACCACCAAGGAATTAGTGGTCGAATGTTTAGTACTTTAGGAAAAAATAACATCAATATTAGAGCGATTGCTCAAGGTGCCTCAGAGCGTAATATCTCTGCTGTAATTTCCGAAAAAGATGTCAAAAAAGCATTAAATGCACTTCATGAAAGATTTTTCGAGGTTAAAACCAAACAGCTTAATGTCTTTATAACAGGTGTTGGAAATGTTGGTGAACGCTTGGTCGAACAAATCAAACAACAACGCAAATATCTTAAAGAACAATTAAAAATTAACTTGAAGGTCGTTGGCTTATCCAATTCAAGAATGATGATATTTGATGATGGAGGTCTATCGTTAAAAGATTGGAAATCGGATCTATCTTCCGGAGAACCAGCATCTTTAGAAGGTTTTTTACAACGTGCAAAAGATTTAAATTTACGGAATAGTATCTTTGTTGATGTGACTGCGAGTGAGGCGGTTTCAAATTTATATACAGACTATTTAAAACAGAGCATTGCAGTTGTCGCTTGTAATAAAATAGCGTGTTCAAGTAATTTTGAAAATTATAATGAATTAAAATATTTATCCAGAAAATACAATGCCCCATTTTTATTTGAAACCAATGTTGGCGCAGGTTTACCGATCATTGACACCTTAGGTCATTTAATCACTTCTGGTGATAATATCACTTCCATTCAGGCCGTTTTATCTGGAAGTCTCAATTTTGTATTTAATAATTTTGACGACTCCACAAATTTTCATGATGTTGTAAAACAAGCTCAGAAAGAAGGTTATACTGAACCAGACCCGAGAATCGACTTGAGTGGTGTTGACGTCGCTAGAAAAATATTAATTTTAGCGCGTGAAAGCGGAACTGAGATGAACCTTGATGATATTGAAAATGATTCCTTCCTTACGCACAATAATTTAAACAGTGTATCGGTAGAGGATTTCTATACATCGCTGCAAAAGGATGAAGCACACTTTCAACAGCTTTACGCAAAAGCTAGAGCTAAAGGTTGTCAATTAAAATATGTTGCTGAATTCAATAAAGGAAAAGCTAAAGTAGGTCTAAAAGAAATACCTCAAGGTCATCCATTTTACAACCTAGAAGGTAAAGATAATATCGTCATGTACTACACACAGCGTTACCCAGAGCAACCCATGATTATTAAAGGTGCTGGTGCTGGTGCAGATGTGACGGCTTCTGGACTTTTTGCAGACATCATTAGAATAAGAAATAAGTAATGAACGAAATCAGAATTTTCTCTCCCGCTACAGTGGCCAACGTATCTTGTGGATTCGATGTTTTAGGCTTTTGCCTTGACAACATAGGTGATGAGATGGTGATAAGGAAAACAAGTAAAAAAGGGATTCATATTACCAAAATTGAAGGCTATGAATTGCCTTTTGAAGCTGAAAAAAATGTAGCTGGCGTATCTGCTTTAGCTCTTATTGAAGACGCGCAACCTGATTGTGGTTTTGAAATTGAAATTTACAAGCATATCAAACCTGGAAGCGGTGTTGGCAGCAGTTCTGCTAGTGCTGTTGGAAGCGTATTTGGAATTAATGAATTGTTGGGTAAGCCCTATAACAAAACAGAGCTTACCAATTTTGCAATGAAAGGAGAAGCTTTGGCGAGTCAAAGTGAACATGCTGATAATATTGCCCCTGCAATTTTTGGTGGCTTTACCTTAGTAAAAACGGTTTCACCGCTAGAAATTATTCAGCTTCCTACGCCACACAATTTAGTAGCAGTGATTATTCATCCACAAATTGAAATAAAAACTGCAGATGCACGAGCCCTTTTACCTAAAGAAATTCCACTTCAAGATGCGATTACGCAATGGTCTAATGTTGGAAGTTTAATTCATGCTCTGCATACGAGTGATTATGAGCTTCTCAGTAAATCGCTTATTGACGTTGTTGTTGAACCTTACCGTAGTCAGTTGATTCCTCATTTTCAGTCGGTCAGAGCTGCGGCACTAAATCATGGTGCTTTGGGTTGCGGAATTTCTGGATCTGGACCATCCATATTCAGCTTGTGTCATGGTGAAGCGGTGGCTCAAAAGGTCGTTGAAGCCATTACAAATATATATGCGAAAACCGACATCCCGTTTGAAATCTATAAATCTGAAATCAATACCGAAGGCATAAAAATCTTATAAATGAATTATTATAGCTTAAATAGAAAAGCACCCAATACTAATTTTGAAACTGCTGTCATTAAAGGATTAGCTCCTGATAGAGGTCTGTATTTTCCAGAGAAAATTACCGCGCTCCCATCTGCTTTTTATAAAAACATTGATTCCAAATCCTATTCTGAAATTGCATTCGAAGCTATCAAACAGTTTATATGTCCGGAAATTCCTGAGCACCTTTTAAAAACCATCATAGAGGACACCTTGTCCTTTGATTTTCCTATTGTAAATCTGGATGAGAACATTTCTACATTAGAATTATTCCACGGACCAACCATGGCTTTCAAGGATGTAGGCGCACGATTTATGGCACGATGTTTAGGCTATTTCAATCAAAATAACAACAATGATATTACCGTTCTAGTAGCGACGTCTGGTGATACTGGAGGAGCAGTAGCCAATGGATTCTTAGGTGTAAAAGGTGTTAATGTTGTCATTTTATATCCATCAGGAAAAGTTAGTAATATTCAAGAAAAACAGTTGACGACGCTTGGTCAGAATATTACTGCTTTGGAAGTTGACGGTGTGTTTGATGATTGTCAGGACATGGTAAAAAAAGCATTTTTAGATAGCACTATTACCAGTACTATGCAATTGACCTCAGCCAATTCGATTAACGTGGCGAGATGGTTACCTCAACTCTTCTATTTCATGTTTACTTACAAACAATTGCATCAACAGCACGAGAATATTGTGTTCTCAATTCCTAGTGGTAACTTCGGAAATATCTGTGCGGGAATGATCGCGCAACAGTTAGGTTTACCAGTAAAGCATTTTATTGCAGCAAATAATGCGAATAATGTGGTCACCGAATATCTTAAAACCGAAGAATATCATCCTAAACCATCTGTGCAAACGATAAGTAATGCGATGGATGTTGGAAATCCGAGTAACTTTATCCGCATAAAAGAAATCTACAAAAACGATTTTGATCAATTACGATCAAATTTATCGTCGTATAGTTATACCGATAACGAGACCAAATCAGCCCTATTAGAGATGTATAAGCGTTATAACTACGTGGCCGATCCTCATGGTGCAATTGGATACTTAGGCTGTAAGGACTATTTAAAAACACACCATAATGCGCACTGCGTGTTCTTAGAAACTGCACATCCAACTAAATTTTTAGATGTTGTGGAGGACGTAATTGACACTAAAGTAGATTTACCACCACAAATACAAGCCGTCATGCATCAAGAAAAAGTAGCACTACAAATTTCTAATTATGAGCAATTGAAGACCTTTTTATTGCAATCTGTTTCGAAAACATAAGTTGTTTTCATTAATAATTGCATCCTTATTAATCTAAACTAGGTAGTTTTAACTCTCCCAAAACACTTTTTTGCTTCATTAGTTTTTCGATCTCATCTGAAGTTCTAGGGGCTTCAGCTGACAAGTTAATTGGTCCGTTTTCTGTAATTAAAATATCATCTTCAATTCGTACTGCTATCCCATGCCATTTAGGATCACAATTACTGCCTTCTGGAATGTAAATACCTGGCTCTACTGTTATGACCATATTGGCTTGCAAAGCTCCGTAGGTGCCCGGGTCATGCACATCCAAACCAATGTGATGTGAAGTGCCATGTGGAAAATACTGTCTAGCTTCACTCGAATTTTTGACAATACCTAGCGCTATAAGTCCTTTGTAAATGACTTCTCTGGCGGCTCTATCGGGCGATTGCATTGTATTACCAATAACCGTAGCTTTTATGCCTGCTTCTTGAGCTTCATAAACAATATCATAAATAGCTTTTTGTTCTTTGGTGAAAGTTCCGTTAGCAGGAATTGTGCGCGTCACATCCGCCGTATAGCCATGGTATTCAGCTCCTAAATCCATCAACACTAAATCGTTCTCAACTTTCATTTTATTGTTTTCGATGTAATGAAGTACACAGCCATTGTTACCAGCTCCAACGATACTAGGATATCCTTCATATTCACTTCCATATTTTTTATAAATGTACTCATGAACGCCTTGAACTTCAGTTTCAGACATATCGGGATGCATGGCTTTCATAATTTCACGTTGCCCCATTGCCGAAATTCTAACCGCTTTTTTCAGTAATATCATTTCCTCTGATGTTTTAACCTCTCTTAATCCGGCCATTAATGTTGACAGTGTTTTTGTGTCAGTTTTAACTGTTTCGCCTTCAACATTGCCATTAGTATCTACTTCAATATCGTCAGATTTGTTCTTAATTGAATAGTCATTAACAAGTTTAATTTGCGTTTTAAAAGATTGTATTAAATCATATAAATCTGCACGATTTCTCGTGTTTCTATAATCATCTCTAAAACCCATATACATAACCTTTTCAAAAGCCGTAAAGTCTATCCCAGAATTTAAAAATGCACTACCGTTGTCAACCCTATCAAAGCCTAGTTCAGATTTAGCACCTTCAACACCTAATCTGCGCCCAGTCCACTGCTCTGCTTGTGGGTTGCGCTGTTGCACGTACAATTTTTCATTATATGAATTTCCTTCCGTATCTATTTGATTTTCAGAGAAAATGACTAATACTGCATGTGGTTCTTTATATCCAGTGAGGTAATAAAAATTAGGGTCTTGATGATACACATAATCAACATCATTAGCTCTATTACGAACCGGATTTGCAAAAAACACGGCTACACTGTTTGATGGCATAGTCATTCTTAGGGCATCACGTCTCCCCTTATGAAAATCTTTACTCAAATAGTCTTGAGGTAAACCCTCTTGAGCATATCCAAATGCTAGTCCGATAAAAAATAAAAAAAAAGTAATAATAGGTTTCATATGATGTCTAATTTATGTTGACGAAAATTAACAATTATTGATCGCTTCCAAAGCAAAGAATACAATATTAACATATTTTTAATCGCTTATTAAGTTTAAAAGCATTCTAAAGAATTAATATTTTTCGATACTTTTGCGTGGTGAATTTTTAATAAAACTCACAAGCGACAATCACTAAATAATAGACGATGAAAAATACAGCATTAACCGAAACACATATAGCTCTTGGTGCTAAAATGGTGCCCTTTGCAGGTTATAACATGCCAGTGCAATATGAAGGCGTTAATATTGAACATGAAACCGTTAGAAATGCAGTAGGTGTTTTTGATGTGTCACATATGGGAGAATTCTTGATTGAAGGACCGAACGCCTTAGATTTGATACAAAAGATATCAAGTAATGACGCTTCAAAACTTACAATAGGAAAAGCACAATACAGTTGTATTCCTAATGACACTGGTGGAATTGTAGATGATTTAATCGTGTATCGTATTAAAGAAAACACTTATCTTTTAGTCGTAAATGCTAGTAATATTGAGAAAGATTGGAATTGGATCGTTTCCAAGAACGATGTTGGGGCAGAGATACGTGATTTGAGCGAAGACTATTCATTACTTGCTATTCAAGGTCCGAAAGCCGTTGAAGCAATGCAAACCTTATCTAGTCATGATTTATTTCAGATTGGCTTTTACAACTTCATAGTTGGTGATTTTGCTGGCATTGACGATGTCATCATTTCGGCTACAGGCTACACAGGAAGTGGTGGATTTGAAATCTATTGTAAAAACTCGGACGTAAAACATATCTGGGACAAAGTAATGGAAGCTGGTGCCGATTTTGGAATTAAACCAATCGGACTTGCGGCACGTGATACACTAAGACTAGAAATGGGTTACAGTTTGTATGGTAATGATATAGACGACACGACGTCTCCATTTGAAGCTGGCCTAGGTTGGATTGTGAAATTCACGAAGACTTTTACAAATTCTGAGCATTTATCAGAACAAAAAAAACGTATTCTAGAACGAAAACTTGTGGCGTTTGAACTCGATGAAAAAGGTGTTCCAAGACGGGGGTATGATATTGTAGATTCTAACGGAAAGCAAATCGGAAAAGTAACTTCAGGCACTATGTCTCCATCATTAAAGAAAGGTATTGGCTTAGGTTATGTGGCTCCTATTTTTTCTGACTTTGGAAGTAAAATTCACATTCAAGTGCGAAAAAAAGCAATTCCTGCAACTGTGATAAAGCTCCCTTTTTATAAAGGATAGTGTTAAGATTGAAGATGGTGAAATGAAGGCGTTTGAAAGTAAACATCGTATATTAATTTTAGGTGCTAGTGGATTCATTGGAAACGCTATATACAAAGAGCTCTGTGCCTATTTCAAAACTTTTGGAACTTATCGAATACCCAAAAAAGTCTTTGAAGACAATCATCAATTTTTTCAGTATGATGTTGAAAAAGACGATGTTTATGAAGTACTTGAAGCTACAAAACCATCCATCATTATCTCAAGCCTGAGAGGAGATTTTCATGCTCAAACCATCGCACATCAGCACATATCTGAATATGTATTGGCACACGAATGCAAGATTATTTTCTTATCATCAGCCAATGTTTTTGATGCCTATAGTAAATTCCCAAGTTACGAATTTGATAAAACCCTAAGCGGGAGTATGTATGGGCATTTTAAGATTAAAATTGAAAACATGTTATTGCGCCTTCCGAAGAAAAAAGTAGCTATAGTTAGATTACCTATGGTGCTCGGATCACAATCACCAAGACTTAAAGAAATAAAACAGCATTTACAGGAAAAAACAGCCATCGAAATATTTCCAAATATCATTATGAATGTTACAACCGATTCAAAGGTAACGCAGCAAATACACTACATGATTAACAGAAACAAACATGGTATTTTCCATCTGGGCAGCACAGATCTAGTTCACCATGACGAATACTTTAAAGATATTATCAAACAATTGTCTTCAAAAAATGGAGTGATCTACAAGCACGTTTATACGACAAATGAAGATCGCTATTTGGCT is part of the Formosa sp. Hel1_31_208 genome and harbors:
- the thrA gene encoding bifunctional aspartate kinase/homoserine dehydrogenase I — translated: MNVLKFGGTSVGSAKHINQVISILNTYSKQDKVICVVSAVGGITDKLLKAGEFAQQKDISYIKIFENITDTHHNILSALIPKENEHVFAYINKKLEELKSLLDGIFLINEVSPKTSDKLLSFGELLSSYIIAQTMISRGLDCVRKNSQDLIVTNATFTKAEVNYELTNKTIQAYFSQAKEQITILPGFISKSDTGEITTLGRGGSDFTAAIVAAALKVERLEIWTDVSGMYTTNPKLVKQAFPIQHLSYQEAMELSHFGAKVLYPPTVQPVLDLNIPIYIKNTLEPQADGTKISLDANGNGNPIKGITNINNIALLTLQGNGMVGIPGFSKRLFETLAQEKINIIFITQASSEHSICFGVDINDSLKAKAVIDTTFENEISLHKIDPIIVETDLSIIAIVGDNMKNHQGISGRMFSTLGKNNINIRAIAQGASERNISAVISEKDVKKALNALHERFFEVKTKQLNVFITGVGNVGERLVEQIKQQRKYLKEQLKINLKVVGLSNSRMMIFDDGGLSLKDWKSDLSSGEPASLEGFLQRAKDLNLRNSIFVDVTASEAVSNLYTDYLKQSIAVVACNKIACSSNFENYNELKYLSRKYNAPFLFETNVGAGLPIIDTLGHLITSGDNITSIQAVLSGSLNFVFNNFDDSTNFHDVVKQAQKEGYTEPDPRIDLSGVDVARKILILARESGTEMNLDDIENDSFLTHNNLNSVSVEDFYTSLQKDEAHFQQLYAKARAKGCQLKYVAEFNKGKAKVGLKEIPQGHPFYNLEGKDNIVMYYTQRYPEQPMIIKGAGAGADVTASGLFADIIRIRNK
- the thrC gene encoding threonine synthase, with the protein product MNYYSLNRKAPNTNFETAVIKGLAPDRGLYFPEKITALPSAFYKNIDSKSYSEIAFEAIKQFICPEIPEHLLKTIIEDTLSFDFPIVNLDENISTLELFHGPTMAFKDVGARFMARCLGYFNQNNNNDITVLVATSGDTGGAVANGFLGVKGVNVVILYPSGKVSNIQEKQLTTLGQNITALEVDGVFDDCQDMVKKAFLDSTITSTMQLTSANSINVARWLPQLFYFMFTYKQLHQQHENIVFSIPSGNFGNICAGMIAQQLGLPVKHFIAANNANNVVTEYLKTEEYHPKPSVQTISNAMDVGNPSNFIRIKEIYKNDFDQLRSNLSSYSYTDNETKSALLEMYKRYNYVADPHGAIGYLGCKDYLKTHHNAHCVFLETAHPTKFLDVVEDVIDTKVDLPPQIQAVMHQEKVALQISNYEQLKTFLLQSVSKT
- a CDS encoding aminopeptidase P N-terminal domain-containing protein — protein: MKPIITFFLFFIGLAFGYAQEGLPQDYLSKDFHKGRRDALRMTMPSNSVAVFFANPVRNRANDVDYVYHQDPNFYYLTGYKEPHAVLVIFSENQIDTEGNSYNEKLYVQQRNPQAEQWTGRRLGVEGAKSELGFDRVDNGSAFLNSGIDFTAFEKVMYMGFRDDYRNTRNRADLYDLIQSFKTQIKLVNDYSIKNKSDDIEVDTNGNVEGETVKTDTKTLSTLMAGLREVKTSEEMILLKKAVRISAMGQREIMKAMHPDMSETEVQGVHEYIYKKYGSEYEGYPSIVGAGNNGCVLHYIENNKMKVENDLVLMDLGAEYHGYTADVTRTIPANGTFTKEQKAIYDIVYEAQEAGIKATVIGNTMQSPDRAAREVIYKGLIALGIVKNSSEARQYFPHGTSHHIGLDVHDPGTYGALQANMVITVEPGIYIPEGSNCDPKWHGIAVRIEDDILITENGPINLSAEAPRTSDEIEKLMKQKSVLGELKLPSLD
- a CDS encoding homoserine kinase, whose amino-acid sequence is MNEIRIFSPATVANVSCGFDVLGFCLDNIGDEMVIRKTSKKGIHITKIEGYELPFEAEKNVAGVSALALIEDAQPDCGFEIEIYKHIKPGSGVGSSSASAVGSVFGINELLGKPYNKTELTNFAMKGEALASQSEHADNIAPAIFGGFTLVKTVSPLEIIQLPTPHNLVAVIIHPQIEIKTADARALLPKEIPLQDAITQWSNVGSLIHALHTSDYELLSKSLIDVVVEPYRSQLIPHFQSVRAAALNHGALGCGISGSGPSIFSLCHGEAVAQKVVEAITNIYAKTDIPFEIYKSEINTEGIKIL
- the gcvT gene encoding glycine cleavage system aminomethyltransferase GcvT, whose protein sequence is MKNTALTETHIALGAKMVPFAGYNMPVQYEGVNIEHETVRNAVGVFDVSHMGEFLIEGPNALDLIQKISSNDASKLTIGKAQYSCIPNDTGGIVDDLIVYRIKENTYLLVVNASNIEKDWNWIVSKNDVGAEIRDLSEDYSLLAIQGPKAVEAMQTLSSHDLFQIGFYNFIVGDFAGIDDVIISATGYTGSGGFEIYCKNSDVKHIWDKVMEAGADFGIKPIGLAARDTLRLEMGYSLYGNDIDDTTSPFEAGLGWIVKFTKTFTNSEHLSEQKKRILERKLVAFELDEKGVPRRGYDIVDSNGKQIGKVTSGTMSPSLKKGIGLGYVAPIFSDFGSKIHIQVRKKAIPATVIKLPFYKG
- a CDS encoding sugar nucleotide-binding protein; translated protein: MKAFESKHRILILGASGFIGNAIYKELCAYFKTFGTYRIPKKVFEDNHQFFQYDVEKDDVYEVLEATKPSIIISSLRGDFHAQTIAHQHISEYVLAHECKIIFLSSANVFDAYSKFPSYEFDKTLSGSMYGHFKIKIENMLLRLPKKKVAIVRLPMVLGSQSPRLKEIKQHLQEKTAIEIFPNIIMNVTTDSKVTQQIHYMINRNKHGIFHLGSTDLVHHDEYFKDIIKQLSSKNGVIYKHVYTTNEDRYLAVLPKYNKLPKHLEVSSLEVLEDLIKN